One bacterium genomic region harbors:
- a CDS encoding c-type cytochrome, giving the protein MYKVLLGMILILMVLNRHGMTDDKKSDKGFKNVHLFTKLSDAELTRTMNFMRASLGVHCDYCHFVGKDGWDFGSDAKATKIKARQMISMVTEINKSNFKEEPLVSCFTCHQGRIRPNGTPPLPQSTPPYPTPIHAPQIAEMDASQILDRYAQATGGAAGAATRNARSIVMKGTTDETWKRKVVPYEVYYKAPDKWLLKKTLEDGVSMYVLNGAEGWAQEGLETRIMAERELAMVRDTIHSLQLLPELPSFKPVAVTKRTINDRSAISLEYKHSNDVSEFFYFDAETHLLLGRKRYTLSPVGSIPEQIHYENYKELNGARIPYTLRSEYVDPWIGGIRNFTEILLNVPVEDAQFQMPSDRR; this is encoded by the coding sequence ATGTACAAAGTCTTGCTTGGAATGATCCTGATTCTTATGGTTCTCAACAGACACGGTATGACTGATGACAAAAAATCGGATAAGGGGTTCAAAAACGTCCATCTATTCACAAAACTTTCAGACGCGGAACTCACTCGAACAATGAATTTCATGAGAGCTTCTCTTGGAGTTCATTGTGATTATTGCCATTTTGTCGGTAAGGATGGATGGGATTTTGGAAGCGACGCCAAGGCTACGAAAATCAAAGCGCGGCAGATGATCAGTATGGTTACGGAAATCAATAAATCAAATTTCAAGGAGGAACCGCTTGTTTCCTGTTTTACGTGTCATCAAGGCCGGATTCGTCCGAATGGAACTCCTCCTTTACCGCAGTCAACGCCACCTTATCCGACTCCGATTCACGCACCCCAGATTGCCGAAATGGATGCAAGCCAGATTTTAGATCGATACGCTCAGGCCACAGGTGGAGCAGCCGGTGCCGCAACTCGCAATGCCCGGTCTATCGTGATGAAAGGTACCACGGACGAAACCTGGAAAAGAAAAGTCGTCCCGTACGAGGTGTACTATAAGGCTCCGGATAAATGGCTTTTGAAGAAAACTCTGGAAGATGGAGTATCGATGTACGTTCTCAACGGAGCGGAAGGATGGGCACAGGAAGGTTTGGAAACGCGCATCATGGCCGAGCGGGAGCTGGCCATGGTCCGTGACACGATTCATTCTTTGCAGCTTCTTCCGGAGTTACCTTCTTTTAAACCGGTGGCGGTTACGAAACGAACGATAAACGATCGATCTGCAATCTCGTTGGAGTACAAGCATTCTAATGACGTTTCCGAATTTTTCTACTTTGATGCTGAAACTCATTTGCTGCTGGGGAGAAAGCGATACACGCTTTCGCCGGTCGGGTCGATTCCTGAGCAGATCCATTATGAAAACTACAAAGAGCTAAATGGCGCTCGCATTCCGTATACCCTGCGGTCGGAATATGTGGATCCATGGATCGGCGGAATCCGTAATTTCACTGAAATTCTTCTGAACGTGCCGGTGGAAGACGCTCAGTTTCAAATGCCATCAGACCGGCGGTGA
- a CDS encoding formamidopyrimidine-DNA glycosylase, translating into MPELPDIVVYIEALEKRILGETLEDIRIVSPFLLRTATPPVSSVVGKKVGQLRRIGKRICIGLENDLWLVLHLMIAGRLHWRERGAEISPQRNFAAFDFPAGSLLWSEAGSKKRASLHVIAGEAGLRALDPGGLEVLQCSFEQFSNVFQSENHTLKRSLTDPQLFSGIGNAYSDEILFEARLSPIAMTQKLTVEEIHRLFQAMRVTLTQWIDRLREQYRDKFPEKVTAFRPEMAVHGRFKQPCPRCKTTIQRIRYASNETNYCPSCQTGGRLLADRALSRLLKEDWPKSIEDLELRNTKQK; encoded by the coding sequence ATGCCTGAATTGCCAGACATCGTTGTTTATATAGAAGCGTTGGAGAAGCGGATACTTGGCGAAACGCTTGAAGACATCCGCATCGTTAGTCCATTTCTGCTCCGCACAGCAACACCACCCGTGAGCAGTGTTGTGGGAAAGAAGGTTGGGCAACTTCGCAGAATTGGAAAACGCATTTGCATCGGTCTCGAAAACGATCTCTGGTTAGTATTGCATTTGATGATCGCCGGACGTTTGCACTGGCGCGAGCGCGGAGCAGAGATTTCGCCGCAACGCAATTTTGCCGCGTTTGATTTTCCAGCAGGGTCTCTTCTTTGGAGTGAAGCGGGTTCTAAGAAGCGCGCTTCGCTTCATGTGATTGCTGGAGAAGCGGGTCTTCGCGCACTGGATCCAGGAGGGCTGGAGGTCCTGCAGTGCAGCTTCGAACAATTTTCAAACGTTTTTCAATCAGAGAATCACACGCTTAAGCGCTCTCTCACCGATCCTCAATTATTCAGCGGGATCGGCAATGCTTATTCAGATGAGATTTTATTTGAGGCCAGGCTCTCACCGATCGCAATGACACAAAAGCTCACAGTTGAGGAAATACATCGATTGTTCCAGGCAATGCGCGTGACGCTCACTCAGTGGATTGACCGGCTCCGCGAGCAATACCGTGACAAATTTCCGGAAAAAGTGACGGCCTTTCGCCCCGAAATGGCGGTTCATGGCCGCTTCAAACAACCTTGCCCGCGTTGCAAAACTACAATCCAACGGATCCGCTACGCTTCGAACGAAACAAACTATTGTCCCTCTTGCCAGACCGGGGGCCGGCTTCTCGCAGATCGCGCTTTATCGCGCCTCTTAAAAGAAGACTGGCCAAAATCGATCGAAGACCTGGAACTTCGAAACACGAAACAAAAGTGA